The DNA sequence CGCTGAGGAACCGCGTCAGGTCGATCGACCGGGACGCGCGGGCGCGCTCACCGTCGAGGTAGCGCGACAGGAACTCGTCGAACGCGCTCGCGCCGTTCTCGGCATCCTGCGGGGTGAAGTCTTCGGGCATTTCTCTCCCTGGTGAAACATGAGTCGTTACGTATCAACTCTAGGTAGTTGAGTGAACTCGTATCAAGTTGAACGCCTCGGCGCACGGCGTATTCCCGGCTGCGGCGGGAACGGTAGCCTCGTCGCATCCCGACCGACGGAGAGCACCGCATGACCGACACCTCGGACGCCCTCGTCCAGCCCGCACCGCCCGAGATCGACGAGGAAACCGCCGCGGTCCTCGCGCGCGATCTGTGGGGCGTGCGCGGCGCGGCGCGGGCGCTCGGCAGTCATCAGGACCGCAACTTCCTGATCACCCCGGCGGACGCCGCGCCGCGGGTGCTGCTGAAGATCGCGAACCCGAGTGTCACGGCGGCCGAGCTCGAAGCCCAGTCCGCCGCGGCGGACGCAATCGTGCGAGCAGGCGTGCGCGCGCCGCGCGCGGTGCGGTTCGCCGACGGATCCACGGTCCGCCCCGTCGTGGTGGAGGGTGTCACGATGCAGGCTCGCCTCCTGGAGTTCCTCGAGGGTGAGACGCTGTCCGGCTACCTCTCCCCCGCCGCCGTGCGCGAGATCGGGACACTGGCGGCCGCGGTCGACGTCGCGCTGGGAGACCTGGTGGCCCCCGCCGCTGAGCGGACGCACCAGTGGGATCTGCGCGAAGCGCCGGGCGTCCTCGCCGAGCTTCGCGAATACGTCACGGACGCCGACCTGCGCGAGAGCCTGTCCCGAGCCGCCGACGCGGCATGGAAGGTGGTGGCCGGGCTCGCCGACCGCCTCCCCTCGCAGTTCATCCACGGCGACCTGACCGACGACAACGTCGTCGCCGGCGATCCGGTCACGCGCGTCCCCGACGGCGTGATCGACCTCGGCGACCTGAACCGCACGTGGACGGTCGGCGAGCTCGCGATCACTGTGTCCTCGCTCCTCCACCACGACGGCATGGATCTCGCCCGGGCCACTCGCGCGATCGCCGCCTATCACGCCGTCCGCCCGCTCAGCCCCGCTGAAGCGGACGCCCTCTGGCCGCTCGTCGTCGTCCGCGGCGCCGTCCTGGTGGCCAGCGCCCACCACGTGATCGCGACGGATCCGACGAACGAGTACGCGGCCGAGAACCTGCTGCACGAGCGTGAGATCCTGCGCCAGGCGACCTCCGTGCCGCCCGAGGTGGCGACAGCACTCGTGCGTGCCGCGACCGGACATGAGACGGTGACTCTCGACCTTCCCGCGTCGTCCCCGCTGCTCTCGGGCTCCCCGTCCGTCTCGATCGTCGACCTGTCACCGACCAGTCCCCTGCTCGACGAGGGCCGCTGGCTGAGCGATTCGGCCGAGGACGAGCTCTTCGCCGCCGGCCCGAGCGCCGCACGGTTCGGCGAGGCGCGCCTGACCCGCTCGCGTCCGGGCGCTCCGTCCGAGCCCGCGACCGTTGCGCTCGGTGTCGAGCTGCAGCTCCCGGACGCGACGCAGCTCACCGCCCCGTGGCCGGGAACCGTCCATCCGACCGATCACGGCCTCGAGCTGCGCACCGACACCCACGCAGTGACGATCGACGGATGCCGCGCGATCACTCCCGCGGACACCGAGGTCGCGGCAGGTCAGGCGATCGGCGAGACCGCGGGCCGGATCTGGATCCAGGTGACCCGCGCCGGGGTCTCCGCGCCGCGCTTCGCCCCGGCATCCCTCGTCCCCGCCTGGCGCACGGTCGTCGCGGACCCGTCCGCGCTCATTCCCGGTCTGACTCCGGCCCCCGTGAGCGCCGACGATCTCCTCGCCCGACGCGAGGCATCATTCGCCGACGTGCAGGAACACTACTTCGCCGATCCGCCGGTCATGGTGCGCGGATGGCGCGAGCACCTCATCGACACCGACGGCCGGGTCTACCTCGACACGCTCAACAACGTCACCTCGGTCGGGCACGCCCATCCGCGACTCGTGGAGGCGGTCGCGGCGCAGTGGCGCCTGCTCAACACGAACTCCCGGTTCCACTACCCGGCGGTCGTGGAGTTCTCCGAGCGCCTCGCCGCCCTCGCGCCCGATCCGCTGGACACCGTCTTCCTCGTCAACAGCGGATCGGAGGCGGTCGATCTCGCGTTGCGACTCGGGCAGGCGTGGTCGGGGCGCCGTGACGTGCTGGCCGTGCGCGAGGCGTACCACGGCTGGACCTATCTGACGGATGCCGTCTCGACCTCGATCGCGGACAACCCGGCTGCCCTGCAGACGCGCCCCGACTGGGTGCACACGGTTCCCGCTCCGACCGGCGACGGCGCGTACACCGCCGATGCCGTGGCGCGTGTGGAGGAGCTCGCTGCCGAAGGCACCCCTGTCGGCGCCTTCGTCGCTGAGACGGTGTTCGGCAACGCCGGCGGCGTGATGCTGCCCGACGGCTACCTGGACGCCGTCTACCGCGCGGTGCGCGCGCACGGTGGGCTCGCGATCGCCGACGAGGTGCAGGTCGGATACGGGCGGCTCGGCGAATGGTTCTGGGGCTTCGAGCAGCAGGGTGTCGTCCCCGACGTGATCGCTGTCGCGAAGGCGATGGGCAGCGGGCATCCTCTCGGCGCGGTGATCACCACGCGCGAGATCGCCGAGCGCTACCGCACGGGCGGCTACTTCTTCTCTTCCGCCGGCGGCAGTCCGGTCTCGAGCATCGTCGGACTCACGGTGCTCGACATCATCCGGGACGAGGAGCTGCAGCGGAACGCGCGCGAGGTCGGCGGCTACCTGAAGGAGCGCCTGCAGGAGCTCGGGCGGCGGCATCCGATTCTGGCGGCCGTGCACGGTTCCGGCTTCTATCTCGGCCCGGAGTTCCGGCGGGCATCCGGCGAGCCCGCGACCGCGGAGACCGCCGCGATCTGCGCACGGCTGCGCGAGCTCGGCGTGATCGCCCAGCCGACGGGTGATCATCAGAACATCCTGAAGATCAAGCCGCCGATGGTGTTCACCCGCGACAGCGCCGACGAGCTCGTGGCCGCGCTGGATCGGGTGCTGACGACCGGTTGGTGACGGCAGCCGGCCGCCGATAGCATCGCCCACACGACCACCAGGGAGATCCCGTGACCGATCTGTCGTCCTTCATCGACACCTCCGTCCCACCGAGCGGCACCGGCTGCCTCGAGTGCGAGCAGACCGGCAGCTGGTGGGTGCACCTGCGGCGATGCGCGCGGTGCGGGCACATCGGATGCTGCGACGATTCGCTCGGCACCCACGCCACGAAGCACTACCGCGCGACCGGCCACCGGATCATGCGCAGTTTCGAGCCGGGCGAGGACTGGTTCTGGGACTACGAGACGGACGACTGGGCCTCGGGTCCGCGGCTGGCCCCGCCGGAGAGCCACCCGGTGAGCCAGACGGTTCCCGGTCCGGCGGAGCGGGTGCCGGCGGACTGGCAGCAGATCCTGGCGGCCCACCGCGGCGAATGATCCGGCGGCTCAGCCGTTCGAATCGGTCGTGGGCGTCGGCTGAGGCACCTGAGCGGCCGGGCCGGACGGCGTCCACGCGCCGGCGGCGCACTCGTAGAACGTGACGGTCGCGGTGTCGATGTAGACGTCGCCGTCGCTCTGACACGTCTCGTCCGTCGGAGCGCCGACGCCCAGCAGCACCTGCGTGCCCGGAGCCCCCGGCGCACCCGTCTCGCCGGTCGCGCCGGTCTCGCCCGTCGCGCCGGTCTCGCCGGTGAGATTCTCCGCGGCGGACGTGCGGATGTTGCCGACCTTCACCCAGTCGCCGTCGCGGAAGAGATACACATCCGCGGTGGAGAGGTCGATGTACACCTCCCCCTCGTACCCCTTCCCGGATGCCGGCACCCCGGCACCCGCGCGGACCGCCGACCCGGCGGGCAGGATCTCCTTCAGTGCCTCCTCGTAGGCCCCGGTGTCGGGCGGCGTCGGTGACGCAGTCGGCTCGGCGGTCGCGACGGGCGCGGATTCGGCATCCCCACCCGAGCGCGCCAGCGTGGCGCCCAGGAACGACGCGACGAAGGAGAGCACGACGATCGCGACCCCGATCACGATGAGCGATGTGCGGGTCACGCCGGCGGGTGCTGTCGCGGTCGGCGCCGTCGGGGTTCGCGACGGCGACGCGGGCGCCACGTACGGCGGCTTCGTGATCGGCGGGGTGCCGGGGCCGTTCTTGTCGTCGGTCATCGCCGTCGTCGTCCTTCCGTGGTGATCGCACGTCGGTGCCCGCGAGAGTACGGCATCCGGCGACGACGCGGCCATTCTATGGACGGCGACACGACGGCGCCCTCACACGGATCGGGTGATCCGTGCGAGGGCGCCGTCGTACAGGCTTTTAGAAGTCCCAGTCCTCATCTTCGGTGGCCTCGGCCTTGCCGATGACGTACGACGAACCGGAGCCGCTGAAGAAGTCATGGTTCTCGTCGGCGTTCGGCGAGAGCGCCGAGAGGATCGCCGGGTTCACATTCGTCACGGTCGCCGGGAACATCGCTTCGTAGCCGAGGTTCATCAGGGCCTTGTTCGCGTTGTAGTGCAGGAACTTCTTGACGTCCTCGGTCAGGCCGACGCCGTCGTAGAGGTCCTGCGTGTACTGGATCTCGTTGTCGTAGAGCTCGTACAGGAGCGAGAACGTGTAGTCCTTGAGGTCGTCGCGCTCGGCCTGACCGACCCGCTCGAGACCCTTCTGGAACTTGTATCCGATGTAGTAGCCGTGCACGGCCTCGTCGCGGATGATCAGGCGGATGAGATCGGCGGTGTTGGTGAGCTTCGCCCGCGACGACCAGTGCATCGGCAGGTAGAAGCCCGAGTAGAACAGGAAGCTCTCCAGCAGGGTGGAGGCCACCTTGCGCTTGAGCGGGCTGTCGCCGCGGTAGTAGTCCATGACGATCTGCGCCTTCTTCTGCAGATTCGGGTTCTCCACCGACCAGCGGAATGCCTCGTCGATCTCCTTCGTCGAGCACAGCGTCGAGAAGATCGACGAATAGCTCTTCGCGTGCACGGACTCCATGAACGCGATGTTCGTGTAGACCGACTCCTCGTGCGGGGTGATCGCGTCCGGGATGAGCGAGACCGCGCCCACTGTGCCCTGGATCGTGTCGAGCAGGGTGAGGCCGGTGAACACGCGCATCGTGAGCAGCTGCTCGTCGGGGGTCAGCGTGTTCCACGACTGGATGTCATTGGACAGCGGCACCTTCTCGGGCAGCCAGAAGTTGTTCACGAGGCGGTTCCACACCTCGAGGTCCTTCTCGTCCTCGATGCGGTTCCAGTTGATGGCCTGCACCTGGTTCAGGAGCTGGAGCTTCTCGCTCATCTCTTCGTCTTTCTCGCAGTATTCGGGTCAGCGGGTCACAGCGTGCAGGAGACGCACTCGCTCATGTCGGTGCCCTCCAGCGCCATCTGACGGAGGCGGATGTAGTAGATCGTCTTGATGCCCTTGCGCCACGCGTAGATCTGGGCCTTGTTGATGTCGCGCGTGGTGGCGGTGTCCTTGAAGAACAGCGTGAGCGACAGTCCCTGGTCGACGTGCTGCGTCGCCGCGGCGTACGTGTCGATGACCTTCTCGTAGCCGATCTCGTACGCATCCTGGTAGTACTCCAGGTTGTCGTTCGTCATGAACGCCGCCGGGTAGTAGACGCGACCGAGCTTGCCTTCCTTGCGGATCTCGATCTTCGCCGCGATCGGGTGGATCGAACTCGTGGAGTTGTTGATGTACGAGATCGAGCCGGTCGGCGGGACGGCCTGCAGGTTCTGGTTGTAGATGCCGTGCGCCTGGATCGACGCCTTCAGCGCTCGCCAGTCGTCCTGCGTGGGGATGTGGTGACCGGCGAACATGTCCTTGACCTTGTCGGTCGCGGGCACCCACTCCTGCTCGATGTACTTGTCGAAGAACTCCCCCGACGCGTACGTCGAGTCGGCGAACCCGTCGAAGGCCTCGCCGCGCTCGATCGCGATCTTGTTCGACGCCGTGAGCGCGTGGAAGAGCACCGAGTAGAAGTAGATGTTCGTGAAATCGACACCCTCTTCCGAGCCGTAGTAGACGTGCTCGCGCGCGAGATAGCCGTGCAGGTTCATCTGGCCGAGACCGATCGCGTGCGATCGGTCGTTGCCGCTCTCGATCGAGCGCACCGAGGCGATGTGGCTCTGGTCGCTCACGGCGGTGAGGGCACGGATGCTGGTGTCCACCGTCCGGGCGAGATCACCGCCGTCCATCGCCAGGGCGATGTTGAGCGAACCCAGGTTGCAAGAGATGTCCTTGCCGACCTCCTGGTACGAGAGGTCCTCGTTGTACGTGGTCGGAGTGTTGACCTGCAGGATCTCCGAGCACAGGTTGGACATGTTGATCCGGCCCTTGATCGGGTTGGCCTTGTTCACCGTGTCCTCGAACATGATGTACGGGTAGCCCGACTCGAACTGGATCTCGGCGAGGGTCTGGAAGAACTCGCGTGCGTTGATCTTGGTCTTCTTGATGCGCGCGTCGTCGACCATCTCGCGGTACTTCTCGGTGACCGAGATGTCGCCGAACGGCACGCCGTAGACGCGCTCGACGTCGTACGGCGAGAAGAGGTACATGTCCTCGCCGTTCTTGGCGAGCTCGAACGTGATGTCGGGCACGACGACGCCCAGCGACAGGGTCTTGATGCGGATCTTCTCGTCGGCGTTCTCGCGCTTGGTGTCCAGGAACCGCAGGATGTCGGGGTGGTGGGCGCTGAGGTACACCGCGCCGGCGCCCTGGCGGGCACCCAGCTGATTGGCGTAGCTGAAGCTGTCTTCGAGGAGCTTCATCACGGGGATGATGCCGGAGGACTGGTTCTCGATCTGCTTGATCGGCGCACCCGACTCGCGGATGTTCGACAGGAGCAGCGCGACGCCGCCGCCGCGCTTGGACAGCTGCAGCGAGGAGTTGATGCCCCGCGAGATCGACTCCATGTTGTCTTCGATGCGCAGCAGGAAGCACGAGACGAGTTCGCCGCGCTGCGCCTTGCCCGCGTTGAGGAATGTCGGTGTGGCCGGCTGGAAGCGCCCGGAGAGGATCTCGTCGACGAGGTTCGTCGCGAGCTTCTCATCGCCGTCGGCGAGCGCGAGGGCGGTCATCACGACACGGTCCTCGAAGCGCTCGAGGTAGCGCTTGCCGTCGAAGGTCTTCAGCGTGTAGCTCGTGTAGTACTTGAACGCACCGAGGAACGTTTCGAAGCGGAACTTCTTGCCGTAGGCGAAGTCGTTCAGCTGCTGGATGAACTCGAACGGGTACTTCGCGAGCACGGTCGGCTCGTAGTACTCCTTCTCGACCAGGTAGTCCAGCCGCTCCTTGAGCGAGTGGAAGAACACCGTGTTCTGGTTCACGTGCTGGAGGAAGTACTCGCGTGCGGCGCGCTTGTCGGCGTCGAACTGGATGTTCCCGTTCTCGTCGTACAGATTCAGCATCGCGTTGAGCGCGTGATAATCCATGCCGTCGAAGCGAGCCTCCGTCTTGAAGGTTCCCTCGGTCACTGCAGATGCCACCATCGATCCAATCCGTCGCTCACGCGATCCACGTCTTCGGGTGTGCCGAACAATTCGAGCCGGTACAAGTGGGGCACATCGCACTTGCGGCTGATGATGTCGCCGGCGAGACAGAAGGACTCGCCGAAATTCGTGTTCCCCGCGGAGATGACTCCGCGGAGGTGTCGCCTGTTGCGCTCGTCGTTGAGGAAACGGACGACCTGCTTGGGCACCGCCCCTTTCTCCTCGCCGCGACCCTGGCCACCCCCGTACGTGGGGGTGACCAGAACGAACGGCTCGTCGATCACGAGCGGCGGTTCGTTCGGGTGCAGCGGGATCCGGGATGCCGGCAGGCCGAGCTTCTGGATAAAGCGGGCGGTGTTGCCGGAGGTGCTGGAGAAGAAGACGAGCAGCGGCGCGCTCGTCGCGACCGCGCTCATCGGATCAGGCCAGGCGCGAGGCGAGCTCGTCGATCTTGTCGGGCCGGAAGCCCGACCAGTGGTCCTCATCGGTGATGACGACCGGCGCCTGCAGGTAGCCGAGGGCCTTGACCTGCTCGAGCGCCGCGGGGTCCTGCGAGAGGTCGAGGACGTCGTATTCGATGCCCTTCGAGTCGAGCGCACGGTAGGTCGCCGTGCACTGCACGCAGGAGGGCTTGGTGTAGACGGTGATCGACATGTGTGATCCGTTCTCCCTCAAAATTCAGTGTCTGATCCGGCAGGCCGCCACCGGGAGTCCAATACTACATATGGGTACGGACATTGGATAGCACCACAAGGGGTAGTAGTTACATCCGTGTAGTTTTGCACCGCTCTCCACATGTACAACACAGGTTCTCCACCGTTTCATCCACAGGCGACGACGTTCGCGCGAACCTGGAAAAAGCCTGAATCACGCCGCTTTCGCGACCCTGCGGAGCCTCTGTCCACAGTCCGCACGGTACGCCGGGCCCCCGACATCGGATCCGCCTGTGGAATGCGCGCTTGGGCGTGTCGCGGCGTGTCGCACGGCATCCCTCACCGCGAGTAGCGTGGAGCGGTGGCGGGCTACCGGGATCTTCTGCGCACACCGGGGGTGGCGCGCATCATGGCGGCGCAGCTGACGGCGCGCTTCCCCAACGGCATGACGAGCCTGGCGGTGCTGCTGCACATCGAGCACGTCACCGGCTCGTACGGCGCGGCCGGTCTCGTCCTGGGCGCCACCTCGGTCGGCCAGGCGATCGCCGGTCCGGTCACGAGCCGCTGGATGGGCGTGTGGGGAATGCGCCGTGTCCTGACGACGACCCTCGTGATCTGCGCGATCGCGATCACCGCGATCGCGCTCCTCGAGACCATCGTCCCCGTGTACATGGTGCTCGGCCTCATCGCGGGCCTGTCCACGCCGCCCGTGCAGTCGGCGGTCCGCACGATCTACCCGAAGATGGTCAACTCGCGCCAGCTGACCCCACTGTTCTCGTTCGACGCCTCGCTCCAGGAGGTCATCTGGATCGTCGCCCCCGTCGTGATCACCGTCGTCGCCACCCAGGTCGGCACGGTGCAGGCGCTCCTGCTCATCGTCGTGATCCTCGCCAGCGGCGGCGCGTGGTTCATCCTCTCCCCCGAAGTCGGACGCGTGCGCATCCCCCGCAGCCGTCGGAGCCTCGGCAAAGTCCTCGCCAAGCCCCAGGTGCTGCTGGCCACGATCGTCGGCTTCCTGCTGATCGGCGCCTGCTCCGCGGTCGAGGCCGGCGTCGTCGCGACCTTCGACCACGGCGGTCTCGAGGCGGGTCTCGTGCTGGCGGTCTTCTCCGTCGGGAGCCTGGCGGGCGGGCTTTCGTTCGGCCACATCCCGATCGGCCGGTGGGCGATGGCCCGGCGCCTCGGGATCGTCGCGGTGGGCCTGTGCCTGACGATGCTCTCGCTCAACATCTTCTGGATCGGCGGCACCCTGTTCCTGGCGGGCATCGGCATCGCCCCGGCGCTCGCGGTCCTGTTCGCGATGACGAGCGCGAGCGTCAAGTTCAGCGAGACCGCCGAGGCCTACGGCTGGATCGGCACCGGCCAGCTGATCGGCGCCGCCGCCGGCTCGGCGATCGCGGGCTTCCTGATCGACGGCGTCGGTCCGCAGGGCGCGTACGCGGCGGCCGCGGGGTTCGCGGTCGTCGGCACGATCGTCTCGGTCGCGTGCGTGCGGGCCTTCCCCGATCTGCGCCACCGCGACCCCAGTCCGATCCCCGACACCGAGCCGGTCGGCACGATCACGTGACGGACCGCGCTCAGGCGATGCGGCGCAGAAGCTCCAGCACGGCGAGCGCATAGGCATCCGCCGGTTCGGGGTGCTCGAACACGAAGACCTCGCCAGCGACCACGATCTCCACCTCGTGCGTGTCACTGAGGCGCCGGAGCGCGCGGAAGGAGCCGCGCAGCAGCTCGCGCAGCTGGCTCTCGTGCGGGAGCCACAGCGCGTCCTCCAGGGCGACGGAGTCCAGCGCCCACTCCGTGGTGCCGTTGAACGCCAGGATCTGCCCGGTCGGATACTCCCGCGGCTCGATTGTCATCTCACTCACGGTGAAGACGTCCGCGTCGAACTCCGGCTCGTTGAGCTGGAACCGGTCGCCGGAGCGGGGGTGCCACACGAGCCCCGCCTGACGCAGGGCGAGCGCGGATTCCGTGGAGATCATGTCCTCCATCTTCGCCGGTGCCGAGACCGATGAGGCCCGATCGTAGGCTGGTGGCATGCCCGCTCCCCTCACCCTGCCCCGCATCCGCTGGGGCGATCCCGCCGCCGACCGGCGCGCGCTGCTTGTGCACGGCCTCGGATCCAACGGGCCGCTCATGTGGCGCTTCGGTGTCGCGCTGGCCGATGACGGGTGGTTCGCCGAGGCCGTCGACCTGCGCGGGCACGGCACCGCGCCGCGGGCGCTGGACTACTCGATCGACGCGTACGCGGCCGACCTCCGCATCACGCGTCCCACCCACGGTCTCGGCTGGGATCTGGTGATCGCCCACTCGCTCGGCGGCGCCGCGGCCACCGTGGTGGCGGCATCCGATCAGGGGTGGACCGAGCGGCTCGTGCTCGTGGATCCCGCGATCCACCTCGCGGCCCGCGACCGCGACATCGTGCGGGCGAGTCAGGAGCGGTCCTTCGCAGACCCGACCGAAACGGCCGTGCGCGCCGAGCACCCGCATTGGCACCCGCACGATGTCGAGCTGAAAGCGCTGTCGGCGCAGCAGGCGAGCCGCTGGGCGGTCGAGCAGACCAGCGAGCAGAACGCGGCGTGGGACGTGCGGGATGCCGCATCACGCCTGTCCGTGCCGACGCATGTCATCGGGTCCGACCCGAAGGTGTACTCGATCTTCACCGGGCCGCTCGCCGAGGAGGTGCTGCGCAATCCGCACGTGACGATGTCGGTGGTCGCCGGCGCCGGCCACTCGCCGCACCGCGACAAGCCCGAGGCCACGATCGCCGCGCTGCGGCAGGCCGTCGAGGCCTGACGCGCGTCGCGTCCCGTAGGCATCGGCGTGCGTCACCGCACGACGATCTCCTCGCCCTGACCGACGTCGACGATCACGCCGACGAAGCTCGGCACCGCGGCGTCGAGCAGGTCCCGGAAGTCATCGGTCGACGGCGTCCGGCCGTCCGCGGTCAGCACGTCGATCGTCGCGGTCGTGCCGGTCCACTCCACCTCGCCCACGCGTGATCCGTCTTCGTGCTCGAGCCAGGCGACCGCGGTCTGCTGAATCGCGACCGACCATCGCGCCAGCGCGACCGTCACGATCGAGTTCGCCGCGAGCGGCAGCGCGACGATCAGCGCGAGGATCGTCACGACGATGTAGGCCCGGCGCCGGTTGGCCACCGGTGAAGAGCTCGGGTCCTTCGCGTACCCGCCCATCGTGAAGACGATGCTCCCCGCGATCACGAGCGCGATGACATTGGAGAGGAACAGCACCAGGGCGCCCAGCGCGTCGCCCCACTGCCCCTGCCCCGCCGTGACGCCGACCACGCCCAGCGGCGGAACGAGCGAGATCGAGATCGCGACGCCGGGGAGGATGGCGCTGAGGTCTCGGCGGCACATCGCGAAACCTCCGGCGAATCCGGTCGCGAGCGCTGCCACGAGGTCCATCAGACTGGGCGACGTGCGCCCGAGGACCTGGGCGTTGGTCTCCAGGCTCTGCGGTGTCGCGACGAACAGGCTGAACGCGAGTCCCAGCACGACGACGATCGCGAGTCCGAGCAGAACCCACAGGATCGAGCGCAGCACGAGACTCAGATGCCCCGTGACGATCCCGAGCGCGATGCCGAGGATCGGGGTGCCGAGCGGCGCGATGATCATGGCTCCGATCACCGTCGCTGTCGAGTCGGCGAGGACGCCCGCGATCGCGATCGTGGCGGCCAGCACGAGCATGATCAGGAAGCCCGTCCGCTTTCCCATTCTGTCGCCGTAGCTCAGATCGAGAGCCTCGTTCAACGCCTCGATCGGCTGGCGCTGCGAGGGCGGGATGAGCGTCTGGGTGAGGCGAGGCATGGCGTGCTCCTTCGGCGTCCTGCGGCGAGAGTACCGCCGCCGAGGCCCGCGACCCGGTCGCGGCGGGAGAATGGTGTGGTGAGCGACTTCGACCCGGCCGGCATCCTTCCCGACGACCTGCTGGACCGCATCCGGGAACGGGCGGCCGCGCACGATCGCGAGAACACGTTCCCGCACGACGACCTCACCGACCTCCGCGCGGCGGGATATCTGTCTGTCCTCGTGCCGAGCGCGCTCGGCGGGGCGGGCCTGAGCCTGGCCGAAGTATCGCTCCTGCAGCAGCGCCTCGCCGGAGCGGCCCCCGCGACCGCGCTCGCGATCAACATGCACCTGGTGTGGACGGGCGTCGCGAAGGTGCTCGCCGACCGCGGCATCGACGACCTGCGGTTCGTCCAGACCGGCGCGGTCGCGGGTGAGGTCTTCGCCTTCGGCATCAGCGAAGCCGGCAACGATCTCGTGCTCTTCGGCAGCGACACGGATGCCGTGCCCCAGCCGGACGGCGGATACGGCTTCACCGGGACGAAGATCTTCACCTCGCTCTCCCCGGTGTGGACGCAGCT is a window from the Microbacterium lacus genome containing:
- a CDS encoding TIGR00341 family protein; translated protein: MPRLTQTLIPPSQRQPIEALNEALDLSYGDRMGKRTGFLIMLVLAATIAIAGVLADSTATVIGAMIIAPLGTPILGIALGIVTGHLSLVLRSILWVLLGLAIVVVLGLAFSLFVATPQSLETNAQVLGRTSPSLMDLVAALATGFAGGFAMCRRDLSAILPGVAISISLVPPLGVVGVTAGQGQWGDALGALVLFLSNVIALVIAGSIVFTMGGYAKDPSSSPVANRRRAYIVVTILALIVALPLAANSIVTVALARWSVAIQQTAVAWLEHEDGSRVGEVEWTGTTATIDVLTADGRTPSTDDFRDLLDAAVPSFVGVIVDVGQGEEIVVR
- a CDS encoding alpha/beta hydrolase produces the protein MPAPLTLPRIRWGDPAADRRALLVHGLGSNGPLMWRFGVALADDGWFAEAVDLRGHGTAPRALDYSIDAYAADLRITRPTHGLGWDLVIAHSLGGAAATVVAASDQGWTERLVLVDPAIHLAARDRDIVRASQERSFADPTETAVRAEHPHWHPHDVELKALSAQQASRWAVEQTSEQNAAWDVRDAASRLSVPTHVIGSDPKVYSIFTGPLAEEVLRNPHVTMSVVAGAGHSPHRDKPEATIAALRQAVEA